One window of Papaver somniferum cultivar HN1 chromosome 9, ASM357369v1, whole genome shotgun sequence genomic DNA carries:
- the LOC113309446 gene encoding protein ELC-like, translating into MVPPPPPHQSTQFTQQFLSTVLSQRGPLALQYTEDSKWLIRQHLVSLIESYPSLQPKTAVFNHTDGRTVNLLQAEGTIPMIYMNVTYNIPIVIWLMETYPRHPPCIYVNPTRDMIIKRPHAYVNPSGLVSTPLLQSWIYPSSTLCDVIKELSGLFGLDPPLFTRQQPARQNPNTDSMRIQSNSGRPAIPPRGTYDQSPYGVSPSQNMNHRPQQTDDPVEIYKKNAIHKLLESLHGDIAKLRENREVEMEGLFNAQGMLRQREEQLSKGVREMQQEKEGLEQQLQMVLMNTDVLEGWVKENEVKVKKNKGNLNVDEVFEPVDALSKQMLDCTAADLAIEDVIYSLDKAIQEGSIAFDQYLKNVRALSREQFFHRAAASKVRAAQMQAQVANMASRASHSQYAM; encoded by the coding sequence AtggttccaccaccaccaccgcatcAATCAACTCAATTCACACAACAATTCCTATCCACCGTCTTATCCCAACGAGGTCCATTAGCTTTACAATACACAGAAGATTCAAAATGGTTAATCCGTCAACACCTGGTATCTTTGATCGAATCATATCCATCTCTACAACCCAAAACAGCAGTATTTAATCATACAGATGGTAGAACAGTGAATCTGTTGCAAGCAGAAGGTACAATTCCAATGATTTATATGAATGTTACTTACAACATACCTATTGTGATTTGGTTAATGGAAACTTATCCTCGTCATCCACCTTGTATTTATGTTAATCCTACTCGTGATATGATCATTAAAAGACCTCATGCTTATGTTAATCCCTCCGGTTTGGTGTCCACGCCCCTGTTACAGTCTTGGATTTACCCTAGTTCCACTCTTTGTGATGTCATTAAAGAACTTAGTGGGCTTTTTGGTCTTGATCCACCATTGTTTACTCGCCAACAACCTGCACGTCAAAACCCTAATACTGACAGTATGAGGATTCAATCCAATTCGGGTAGACCTGCAATTCCACCTAGGGGGACTTATGATCAATCGCCTTATGGAGTCTCCCCTTCTCAGAATATGAATCATCGGCCTCAGCAGACTGATGATCCAGTTGAGATTTATAAGAAGAATGCTATTCATAAGTTGTTGGAGAGTCTACATGGAGATATAGCCAAATTGAGGGAAAACAGAGAAGTTGAAATGGAAGGACTGTTTAATGCACAAGGTATGTTGAGACAGAGAGAGGAACAATTATCAAAAGGGGTGAGAGAAATGCAACAAGAGAAAGAAGGATTAGAACAACAGTTACAAATGGTTTTAATGAATACTGATGTTTTGGAGGGTTGGGTAAAAGAGAATGAAGTGAAAGTGAAAAAGAATAAAGGGAATTTGaatgttgatgaagtttttgaaCCTGTTGATgctctatcgaaacaaatgcttgaTTGCACAGCAGCAGATTTAGCTATTGAAGATGTGATTTACTCATTGGATAAGGCTATTCAAGAAGGGTCTATAGCATTTGATCAGTATCTGAAGAATGTTAGAGCTTTATCTCGTGAGCAATTCTTTCATCGTGCTGCAGCTTCTAAGGTTAGAGCTGCACAGATGCAAGCTCAGGTTGCTAACATGGCATCTAGAGCATCACATTCACAATATGCTATGTGA
- the LOC113309447 gene encoding arf-GAP with GTPase, ANK repeat and PH domain-containing protein 9-like has product MGSGNRRRIQFVECPNNMNGMIDAAKYADVVMLLIDAKYGFEMGLLLVNVGFAIIFPDKCNGVEKKIINHALSIIFIGVGYRSGDMMRFFDYFSV; this is encoded by the exons ATGGGATCAG GTAACAGGAGACGGATACAGTTTGTGGAGTGTCCCAATAATATGAATGGCATGATTGATGCTGCAAAGTATGCAGACGTAGTGATGTTGCTCATTGACGCAAAATATGGGTTTGAAATG GGTTTGCTCTTGGTAAATGTCGGGTTTGCGATTATTTTCCCTGACAAATGTAATGGCGTTGAGAAGAAGATAAT AAACCATGCACTGTCGATTATTTTTATTGGAGTAGGGTATAGGAGTGGGGACATGATGAGGTTCTTCGATTATTTCTCAGTGTAA